One stretch of Arthrobacter polaris DNA includes these proteins:
- a CDS encoding SRPBCC family protein — protein MELKHHFTVPSSLEDTWHSFNQLEEIAXCFPGATLTTVDGDSFTGTVKIKLGPIAMLYAGTGEFISRDEDTHTVVIRASGKDKRGNGTAGATVTAVLATSGQGTTVDVTTDMNVTGKPAQFGRGVIQDISDKLLETFVQCVIRKASPEADDSTAVGEDFPGPASTQAVSSNGAGQVSAGASATTVAAPAGQAAKHLAPPVEPAPELDLGSAVLPVLAKRFGXAVLAAVALVSAVVYLVRMRRKRKCGGS, from the coding sequence ATGGAACTCAAACATCACTTCACGGTCCCCAGCTCTCTGGAGGACACGTGGCACTCCTTCAACCAATTAGAGGAAATTGCCNCCTGTTTCCCCGGTGCCACGTTGACCACCGTGGACGGGGATTCGTTCACGGGCACGGTCAAAATCAAGCTGGGTCCCATTGCCATGCTCTATGCAGGCACCGGTGAATTCATCTCCCGTGATGAGGACACCCACACGGTGGTGATCCGTGCCTCGGGCAAGGACAAACGTGGCAACGGCACCGCAGGAGCCACCGTCACGGCAGTTTTGGCCACCTCAGGGCAGGGGACCACAGTAGATGTCACCACAGACATGAATGTCACAGGCAAACCAGCGCAGTTTGGCCGTGGTGTCATCCAGGACATCTCAGACAAATTGTTGGAAACATTTGTCCAATGCGTGATCCGCAAGGCTTCTCCAGAAGCTGATGATTCCACTGCAGTTGGCGAGGACTTTCCTGGACCGGCATCCACACAGGCGGTCTCCTCAAACGGCGCGGGTCAGGTTTCCGCGGGAGCATCAGCCACAACCGTTGCTGCTCCCGCCGGGCAGGCGGCCAAGCATCTTGCACCGCCGGTGGAACCGGCGCCGGAGCTGGATCTTGGTTCAGCCGTCCTTCCGGTGTTGGCTAAACGGTTCGGCNCCGCGGTGCTGGCAGCGGTGGCACTCGTGAGCGCCGTCGTTTATTTGGTGCGCATGAGACGCAAGCGCAAGTGCGGGGGCAGCTGA
- a CDS encoding SDR family NAD(P)-dependent oxidoreductase, with protein MDQRTIIITGASSGIGEAAARTLAQTGDRIVVIGRSLKRTETIAEDIGADHFVADFCQLDQVHELAMALKQEYPRIQVLANNAGGIMAGRELTRDGHXKTFQVNHLAPFLLTRLLEGELLAGGAKVINTSSVAHRIFGKMDISDLESAKKYTANRAYGTAKLANILFAKELHHRFNARGLTAAAFHPGGVATXFSAGSKSYLRFLYGSGMRSYMLTPAQGAQTLVWLVLGEPGHDWSSGGYYARSKPAHTSAQAKDSELASELWRRSEDMVQRWLP; from the coding sequence GTGGACCAACGCACCATCATTATTACCGGCGCCAGCAGCGGCATCGGGGAGGCTGCCGCGCGAACCTTGGCCCAAACCGGAGACCGGATCGTTGTTATTGGGCGCTCGCTCAAGCGCACTGAAACTATTGCCGAGGACATTGGTGCCGATCATTTTGTGGCAGATTTCTGTCAGCTCGATCAAGTGCATGAGTTGGCCATGGCCTTGAAACAGGAATACCCGAGGATTCAGGTGCTGGCGAACAATGCCGGTGGCATCATGGCAGGCCGTGAGCTGACNCGGGACGGGCATGANAAAACGTTTCAGGTCAATCACCTGGCCCCGTTTCTGCTGACCAGATTGTTAGAAGGTGAACTCTTAGCTGGTGGCGCCAAAGTCATCAACACCTCCAGTGTGGCCCACCGAATATTTGGCAAAATGGATATTTCCGATCTTGAGTCAGCGAAGAAGTACACCGCCAACCGGGCCTATGGCACAGCCAAGCTGGCCAACATTCTNTTCGCCAAAGAACTCCACCACCGCTTCAACGCCCGGGGACTAACTGCTGCCGCTTTTCACCCAGGCGGNGTGGCCACCAANTTTTCTGCCGGTTCTAAAAGCTACTTGCGTTTCCTTTACGGCAGCGGCATGCGTTCTTACATGCTCACTCCGGCCCAAGGTGCACAAACCTTGGTGTGGCTGGTCCTGGGCGAACCAGGGCATGATTGGTCCTCCGGCGGCTACTATGCCCGATCCAAACCTGCCCATACCAGCGCTCAAGCTAAAGACTCTGAATTGGCCAGCGAGCTGTGGCGCCGAAGTGAGGACATGGTTCAACGGTGGTTGCCATGA
- a CDS encoding NTP transferase domain-containing protein has translation MTRTTAVLLAAGAGTRLGRGPKALLPFRGSTLVNHVATELLRGGCERVVVVIGAGAXEVQATSLPPGCTVVANLRWREGMGTSLSVGIAAAGTAQVLIALVDQPGLDSRLVERLLASHKPGRITAPGYRSAHVAPGSGGCCVEHQEHDVPGAGALRRGNPVLFAPEHAARVAASATGDVGARGYLASHPESVDIVDCSDLTDGADLDTLAQLYLLEEPPSPLH, from the coding sequence ATGACACGCACAACGGCGGTGCTGCTGGCGGCAGGTGCAGGGACTCGGCTCGGCCGCGGACCAAAAGCACTATTGCCCTTCCGTGGCAGCACACTGGTGAACCATGTTGCTACGGAGCTGCTGCGTGGCGGCTGCGAGCGCGTGGTGGTGGTGATTGGTGCAGGTGCCNCCGAGGTCCAAGCAACGTCACTGCCGCCAGGGTGCACTGTGGTTGCGAACCTCCGCTGGCGAGAAGGTATGGGCACCTCGTTGTCAGTGGGTATTGCCGCCGCCGGTACGGCTCAGGTACTAATCGCTTTGGTGGACCAACCCGGCCTGGACAGCCGATTGGTGGAGCGCCTGCTGGCATCTCACAAACCCGGACGGATCACCGCCCCTGGGTACCGCAGCGCCCACGTGGCTCCCGGGTCTGGCGGGTGCTGCGTGGAACACCAAGAACACGATGTGCCCGGGGCAGGCGCATTGCGCCGGGGCAACCCGGTGCTCTTTGCTCCAGAACACGCCGCCCGGGTAGCCGCCTCGGCAACTGGCGATGTTGGCGCACGTGGCTACCTTGCCTCCCACCCGGAGTCCGTGGACATAGTTGACTGTTCGGACCTCACTGACGGCGCTGACCTGGACACCCTGGCTCAGCTGTACCTGCTCGAGGAACCACCGAGCCCACTTCACTAA
- a CDS encoding MoxR family ATPase, translating into MTTTSVASAAELVKMLASTGYLADEGLATVGYLSLAMERPLLLEGEPGTGKTAMAEALAEAFKLPLIRLQCYEGIDATQALYDWDFTAQILHLRSVEAGGGEGLSVAALENSLYDKRFLLARPILKALQQSPAVLLIDEIDRADDEFEAFLLEVLSTYQVSIPEFGTVKAVIPPIVVLTSNRTRDLHDALKRRCLYHWIDHPGLAREVDIVRTRLPEVPALLADQVVRAVQQIRATDDVMKPPGVAETLDWARALHLLGRPELDLASAAASIGALCKYREDTERVTAALTRILG; encoded by the coding sequence ATGACGACGACGTCCGTGGCTTCTGCTGCTGAGCTTGTTAAAATGCTGGCTTCCACCGGGTACCTGGCCGATGAGGGCCTGGCCACTGTTGGCTACCTTAGCTTGGCCATGGAACGGCCACTATTGCTAGAAGGTGAACCAGGCACAGGCAAGACTGCCATGGCCGAAGCGCTGGCCGAAGCGTTTAAACTTCCCTTGATCAGGCTCCAATGCTATGAGGGCATCGACGCCACCCAAGCCTTGTACGACTGGGATTTCACTGCTCAGATCCTGCATCTGCGCAGTGTCGAGGCTGGCGGCGGCGAAGGGCTGAGCGTCGCCGCACTTGAAAACTCCCTCTATGACAAACGTTTCCTGCTGGCACGTCCTATCTTGAAAGCGCTGCAACAAAGCCCCGCCGTGCTCTTGATCGATGAAATAGACCGTGCCGACGATGAATTTGAAGCGTTCCTGTTAGAGGTGCTCTCCACCTATCAGGTCTCCATCCCAGAATTTGGCACGGTCAAAGCCGTCATCCCGCCCATCGTGGTGCTAACCTCCAACCGGACCCGAGACCTGCACGATGCCCTCAAACGCCGCTGCCTGTACCACTGGATTGATCACCCGGGACTGGCCCGCGAAGTAGATATTGTACGCACCCGGCTTCCGGAAGTTCCTGCGCTGCTGGCGGATCAGGTGGTCCGTGCCGTGCAGCAAATCCGTGCCACCGATGATGTGATGAAACCACCAGGAGTCGCTGAAACACTGGACTGGGCGCGTGCCCTGCACCTGTTGGGGCGCCCGGAACTGGATCTGGCATCAGCGGCGGCCAGCATCGGCGCGCTGTGTAAATACCGTGAGGACACCGAACGCGTCACTGCTGCCCTGACCAGGATTCTGGGCTGA
- a CDS encoding xanthine dehydrogenase family protein subunit M has translation MKLRLADPALVIDLGRIPGLSGITDDGDFLTIGAMTPHQVMATDPLLTTHLPLLQIAAGTVADPQVRHRGTFGGALVHADPAGDMLAPVLATGATFMVSGPGGERSVDAADFFQGYFTTAVEDGEILTSIKVPKYTGWGAHYEKFTRVAQQWSIVAVAAMVRVEAGVIAEARLGLTNMASTPLRATTTEQALAGCALTQEAIAAACTHAADGTEPASDLNGDAEYRRHLIQIVARRAVMKAAGLQSSSLKQAGNRREWNSNITSRSPALWRTRGTPSTN, from the coding sequence ATGAAGCTGCGTCTGGCCGATCCCGCCCTGGTCATTGACTTGGGGCGGATACCGGGGCTGTCCGGCATTACGGACGACGGCGATTTCCTCACCATTGGTGCCATGACACCTCACCAGGTGATGGCCACCGATCCTCTGCTGACTACTCATCTGCCACTGCTGCAAATTGCGGCAGGGACGGTGGCCGACCCGCAGGTCCGTCACCGTGGCACCTTTGGCGGTGCTCTGGTCCATGCCGATCCAGCCGGCGATATGCTCGCCCCGGTGTTGGCGACGGGAGCTACCTTCATGGTCTCCGGACCAGGCGGTGAACGCTCCGTGGATGCAGCCGACTTCTTCCAGGGCTACTTCACCACGGCTGTGGAAGATGGTGAGATCCTCACCAGCATCAAGGTGCCCAAGTACACCGGCTGGGGTGCGCACTATGAAAAGTTCACCAGGGTGGCCCAGCAGTGGTCCATTGTGGCGGTGGCAGCCATGGTCAGGGTGGAAGCTGGCGTCATTGCCGAAGCCCGGTTGGGGTTGACCAACATGGCCAGCACTCCCCTGCGCGCCACAACAACGGAGCAGGCGCTCGCCGGGTGTGCGCTCACGCAAGAAGCCATTGCAGCGGCCTGCACGCATGCCGCCGATGGCACCGAACCTGCCAGCGACCTAAACGGTGACGCCGAATACCGGCGCCATCTCATCCAGATTGTTGCCAGGCGGGCGGTCATGAAGGCTGCTGGCCTGCAATCCAGTAGCCTCAAACAGGCGGGGAATAGGCGAGAATGGAACTCAAACATCACTTCACGGTCCCCAGCTCTCTGGAGGACACGTGGCACTCCTTCAACCAATTAG
- a CDS encoding antibiotic biosynthesis monooxygenase, which translates to MSKSHPVTVSIARSVQPGYHRQFAAWAHAGQELAREWPGYLGSGWVRTAPESDEWHVMYRFSDVDTLQDWDNSQERRWWIDSSGDLMEITRVEHRTGIEGWFDSPGDVSITVPETVIPPRWKQAVGIFLPXFPLSLLANFLLHPVTATWPLVLAVLLNVCILTPIMTYLFLPLSTRILRPWLQAPRKIRKRPAKG; encoded by the coding sequence GTGTCAAAATCTCATCCCGTGACAGTGTCCATCGCCCGCTCCGTTCAACCGGGCTATCACCGCCAGTTTGCCGCATGGGCCCATGCTGGTCAGGAGCTTGCCCGTGAATGGCCGGGCTATCTCGGCTCGGGCTGGGTCCGGACCGCTCCGGAGTCTGATGAGTGGCATGTCATGTACCGNTTTTCTGATGTGGACACGCTGCAAGACTGGGATAACTCTCAGGAGCGCCGGTGGTGGATTGACAGTAGCGGGGACCTCATGGAGATCACCCGGGTGGAGCACCGTACGGGCATTGAAGGTTGGTTTGATTCGCCAGGAGATGTCTCCATCACTGTGCCCGAGACCGTTATCCCGCCCCGCTGGAAGCAAGCCGTTGGCATTTTCTTACCATTNTTTCCGCTGAGCCTTCTGGCGAATTTCCTGCTCCACCCCGTCACAGCGACATGGCCCTTGGTGCTGGCTGTGCTCTTGAATGTGTGTATTCTGACGCCGATCATGACCTACCTGTTCCTGCCACTGAGTACCCGGATCCTGCGCCCGTGGCTGCAGGCGCCGCGCAAAATCCGCAAGCGTCCCGCCAAGGGTTAG
- a CDS encoding xanthine dehydrogenase family protein molybdopterin-binding subunit, which translates to MRKEDAHLITGRSRYTDNMVLPGMLHLAMVRSPYAHAKITAIDVSAAKASPGLCRTDGADVSAEQGSLPNAWPVTXDQKAPDHQAIAVDEVAFSGEIVAVIIARSVAAARDAVELVDVDYDELPVVLDLEEAFTDNVLAHTTLESNKSATWVFDSAEAGTGASVEEALANSEVVVERTLYQQRLIPAFMEPRSTVVDPTGEQLTMYSSTQIPHILRLMLALTLGIPESKVRVIAPDVGGGFGGKLQVTPEEIITVLAARRMGKPCKFTETRSESLQVGHHGRAQVQRLKIGATKEGIVTGFSVNLLADMGAYLGLITSGIPILGAFMYNGIYKFPAYRFECNNVFTNKPWTDAYRGAGRPEATFAIERMMDELATELDMDPLVLREKNWIKNTEFXFATVAGLEYDTGNYEAATAKAVELFDYEGLRAEQKRRRDSNDPVQLGIGVSTFTEMCGLAPSRVLGALNYAAGGWEHAQVRVLPTGNVEVVTGSSAHGQGHETAWSQLVADRLGVPFENVEVLHGDTQVSQRGLDTYGSRSLTVGGMAVLAAADKVIEKAKVIAAHMMEASEDDLEFTNGSFTVKGTEQSTTFGEIAFAAFSAHNMPEXVEPNLDSEATFDPVNFSYPHGTHLAAMEVDTETGQVTVRKYVCVDDVGVVVNPMLVEGQVHGGLAQGIXSQALYEEAVYDDAGTLVSGSFVDYLVPGAPDLPHYITDRTETPATSNQLGAKGVGEAGTIASTPAIVNGILDAVRHLGVKDIKMPCTPSRVWHALQEAAIAGGVK; encoded by the coding sequence TTGCGGAAGGAAGACGCGCACCTGATCACGGGCCGCTCACGCTACACCGACAACATGGTGTTGCCGGGCATGCTGCACTTGGCCATGGTCCGCAGCCCTTATGCGCACGCAAAGATCACGGCCATCGATGTTTCTGCGGCGAAGGCCTCCCCGGGTCTTTGCCGTACTGACGGGGCCGACGTTTCTGCGGAGCAAGGCAGCTTGCCTAACGCTTGGCCGGTTACCNCCGACCAGAAAGCACCAGACCACCAGGCCATCGCCGTGGATGAGGTGGCGTTCTCCGGAGAGATTGTGGCCGTCATTATTGCCCGCAGCGTGGCTGCCGCACGGGACGCCGTTGAACTGGTGGATGTTGACTATGACGAGCTACCCGTGGTGTTGGACTTGGAGGAAGCATTCACGGACAACGTGCTGGCACACACCACGCTGGAGTCTAACAAGTCCGCCACCTGGGTATTCGATTCGGCCGAGGCCGGGACAGGGGCCTCGGTTGAGGAAGCATTGGCCAATTCCGAGGTGGTGGTGGAGCGCACCCTGTACCAGCAGCGTCTCATCCCTGCGTTCATGGAGCCCCGCTCCACCGTGGTTGATCCCACCGGCGAACAGCTCACCATGTACAGTTCCACTCAGATCCCGCACATCCTGCGCCTGATGCTGGCCTTAACCTTGGGCATCCCCGAAAGTAAGGTCCGGGTGATCGCCCCGGATGTGGGCGGTGGCTTCGGCGGGAAGCTGCAGGTGACACCCGAGGAGATCATCACGGTCCTGGCCGCCCGGCGGATGGGCAAGCCGTGCAAGTTCACCGAGACTCGCAGCGAATCTCTGCAGGTGGGCCACCATGGCCGCGCGCAGGTGCAGCGGTTAAAGATCGGTGCCACCAAGGAAGGCATCGTCACCGGGTTTTCCGTAAACCTGCTGGCGGACATGGGCGCCTACCTGGGCCTGATCACCTCCGGCATCCCCATCCTGGGCGCGTTCATGTACAACGGGATCTACAAGTTCCCGGCGTACCGTTTTGAATGCAACAACGTCTTCACGAACAAGCCATGGACGGATGCCTACCGTGGCGCCGGCCGGCCGGAGGCGACGTTTGCCATTGAACGGATGATGGATGAACTCGCCACTGAACTGGACATGGACCCACTGGTGTTGCGTGAAAAGAACTGGATCAAGAACACCGAGTTCNCCTTTGCCACGGTGGCTGGGCTGGAGTACGACACCGGTAACTATGAAGCCGCCACTGCGAAGGCCGTGGAGCTCTTTGACTATGAGGGGCTGCGCGCCGAACAAAAGCGCCGCCGGGATAGTAACGATCCCGTCCAGCTGGGCATCGGCGTTTCCACGTTCACGGAGATGTGCGGACTGGCGCCATCGCGCGTGCTCGGTGCCTTGAACTACGCAGCCGGCGGCTGGGAACACGCCCAAGTCCGGGTGCTGCCCACGGGCAACGTCGAGGTGGTGACAGGGTCCTCCGCCCACGGACAGGGCCACGAAACCGCGTGGAGCCAGCTCGTTGCGGACAGGCTCGGCGTGCCGTTTGAGAACGTGGAGGTACTCCACGGGGACACGCAGGTATCCCAACGCGGCCTTGACACCTACGGATCCCGTTCCTTGACAGTGGGCGGCATGGCCGTGTTGGCTGCGGCGGACAAGGTCATTGAGAAGGCGAAGGTCATTGCTGCGCACATGATGGAGGCCAGCGAGGACGATCTGGAGTTCACCAACGGTTCCTTTACCGTCAAGGGAACCGAGCAATCCACCACGTTCGGTGAGATTGCCTTCGCCGCCTTCTCCGCCCACAACATGCCAGAGNGGGTAGAGCCCAATCTGGATTCCGAGGCCACTTTTGATCCGGTGAACTTCTCTTACCCGCACGGCACCCACTTAGCGGCTATGGAGGTAGACACCGAAACCGGGCAAGTCACTGTACGCAAGTATGTGTGCGTGGACGATGTGGGCGTGGTGGTCAACCCCATGCTCGTGGAAGGTCAGGTGCACGGTGGCCTGGCCCAAGGCATCANNTCTCAAGCACTGTACGAGGAGGCGGTGTATGACGACGCCGGCACCCTCGTCTCGGGCTCGTTTGTGGACTACCTGGTCCCGGGCGCACCCGATCTGCCGCACTACATCACAGACCGGACTGAAACTCCCGCCACCAGTAACCAACTCGGTGCCAAGGGCGTGGGCGAGGCAGGCACCATCGCCTCTACCCCGGCCATTGTCAACGGGATACTGGACGCTGTACGCCATCTGGGCGTGAAGGATATCAAGATGCCGTGCACGCCCTCGCGTGTGTGGCATGCCCTGCAGGAAGCCGCGATTGCCGGAGGTGTGAAATGA
- a CDS encoding XdhC family protein, with translation MREVLKDLQEAVEAGHTVGLGTVVRTFRSAPRPAGASMMVDADGRAVGSVSGGCVEGALYELATSVIAEGTXVLQRYGISDDDAFEVGLTCGGIIDVFVEAVSKETFPQLGRVATDVDAGNPVAIATVIEHPDPAWVGRHLVVHPDGFEGTLGSAXADHAVSDDVMGLLAAGRNTTLMYGPDGERRGDGMRVFVASFAPQPRMLVXGAIDFAAAVAKQGSXXGYQVTVCDARAVFATKARFPVADEVVVEWPHRYLQAQIEAGLIDPRTVICVLTHDPKFDVPLLEVALRHHVAYVXAMGSRKTHHDRLVRLREAGLSESELAKLSSPIGLDLGSRTPEETAVSIAAEIIALQWGGQGGRLSQMAARIHHVPMADAEHEDQP, from the coding sequence ATGCGTGAAGTGTTGAAAGATTTACAGGAGGCTGTGGAGGCTGGCCACACTGTGGGGCTTGGTACGGTGGTGCGCACGTTCCGCTCGGCCCCGAGGCCAGCTGGGGCCTCCATGATGGTGGATGCAGACGGCCGTGCCGTGGGTTCGGTCTCAGGCGGCTGCGTGGAAGGGGCCCTGTACGAGCTCGCCACCAGTGTCATAGCCGAGGGCACCNCCGTGCTTCAACGCTACGGGATCTCCGACGATGACGCGTTCGAGGTGGGCCTGACGTGCGGAGGCATCATCGACGTCTTTGTGGAAGCCGTCTCGAAGGAGACCTTCCCGCAGCTGGGAAGGGTGGCTACCGATGTTGACGCCGGGAACCCGGTGGCCATCGCTACCGTCATTGAACACCCCGATCCGGCATGGGTGGGCCGTCACCTAGTGGTTCATCCGGACGGTTTTGAGGGGACGTTGGGCAGTGCCNGGGCGGATCATGCCGTCAGCGATGACGTCATGGGCCTCTTGGCTGCTGGGCGCAACACCACACTGATGTACGGCCCTGACGGCGAGCGCCGTGGGGACGGCATGCGCGTGTTTGTGGCCAGCTTTGCCCCACAACCACGGATGCTGGTTNTTGGCGCCATTGACTTTGCTGCCGCCGTGGCCAAGCAGGGCAGTNTTNTGGGTTACCAGGTGACGGTGTGTGATGCCCGTGCTGTGTTTGCCACCAAGGCTCGGTTCCCTGTGGCTGATGAAGTGGTGGTGGAGTGGCCGCACAGGTACTTACAGGCCCAGATCGAGGCCGGGCTCATCGATCCCCGGACAGTGATCTGTGTGCTGACCCATGATCCGAAGTTTGATGTGCCATTGCTGGAGGTGGCACTGCGTCACCATGTGGCGTATGTGNGGGCCATGGGTTCGCGGAAGACTCATCACGACAGGCTGGTGCGGCTGCGTGAGGCGGGTTTGTCCGAGAGCGAGCTTGCCAAGCTTTCCAGCCCCATCGGTCTGGATCTGGGTTCGCGCACGCCGGAGGAAACTGCGGTGTCCATAGCCGCAGAGATCATTGCACTGCAATGGGGCGGTCAGGGTGGGCGGCTGAGTCAGATGGCGGCCCGGATCCACCACGTGCCTATGGCCGATGCGGAGCATGAGGATCAGCCATAG
- a CDS encoding PadR family transcriptional regulator encodes MRNSYPAGGFGGANLDGMFQAVEELRSRFEKRSGTRAGRGEVRAAVLALLAEAPMHGYQIIHEIEDRSGGSWKPSAGSIYPMLQLLSDEGLVSAEESNGRKIYSLTEAGREEAASTDAPAPWDAMGTAGTGSGTGFAALPKAGVELAQAAAQVGRTGTSKQVQEAVKVLDEARRSLYAILAQG; translated from the coding sequence ATGCGCAATTCATACCCCGCCGGAGGATTTGGCGGAGCCAACCTAGATGGCATGTTCCAGGCAGTGGAGGAACTGCGATCACGATTTGAGAAGCGCTCAGGCACCCGCGCCGGTCGCGGCGAGGTGCGCGCGGCGGTGCTGGCCTTGCTAGCGGAGGCGCCCATGCACGGCTACCAGATCATTCATGAGATTGAGGATCGAAGCGGCGGTAGCTGGAAACCCAGTGCTGGCTCCATCTACCCCATGCTGCAGCTACTCTCCGATGAAGGCTTGGTCAGTGCCGAGGAATCCAACGGTCGCAAGATCTACTCACTGACCGAAGCAGGCCGTGAGGAAGCCGCCAGCACCGACGCCCCAGCACCGTGGGACGCAATGGGTACGGCGGGAACGGGATCAGGCACGGGATTCGCGGCACTACCTAAAGCGGGTGTTGAACTAGCACAGGCCGCAGCCCAGGTGGGCCGCACTGGCACCTCNAAGCAAGTCCAAGAAGCCGTGAAGGTTCTTGACGAGGCCCGACGCTCNCTGTATGCGATCCTCGCCCAAGGCTGA
- a CDS encoding VWA domain-containing protein — translation MASRRELLRHRDIATLDTVERVLLHRMFSELQVTVPVRRSRRRHLERHGRIDRVRTLRDQLRRGGEPGPLRRAKATPKPRRVVWLVDVSGSMTPYADSLLRLAHRVVAAAPHQVEVFTLGTRLTRVTAALRVPDVDDALALAGRTVPDWSGGTRLGEVLRAFNDRWGQRAVARGAVVVVASDGWERGDTALLGRQVDRLHHVARCIIWSNPHRGKTGTSRCSKASRLSCRTLIILLRAIRSRASRSC, via the coding sequence GTGGCCAGCCGGCGCGAGCTGCTGCGGCACCGAGATATTGCCACCCTGGACACCGTTGAACGTGTTCTGCTGCACCGCATGTTTAGTGAACTGCAGGTCACTGTCCCGGTACGTCGCTCAAGGCGCCGGCACCTTGAGCGGCACGGCCGTATTGACCGGGTACGAACGTTGCGGGACCAGCTCCGACGCGGCGGAGAGCCTGGACCACTACGCAGGGCTAAAGCGACGCCGAAACCACGCCGGGTTGTCTGGTTGGTTGATGTTTCTGGCTCCATGACTCCTTATGCCGATAGCCTGCTGCGTCTGGCACACCGTGTGGTGGCAGCCGCCCCGCACCAGGTGGAGGTATTCACCTTGGGCACCCGGTTGACGCGGGTTACGGCGGCTCTGCGAGTCCCCGACGTGGACGACGCCCTGGCACTGGCCGGGCGTACGGTGCCGGACTGGTCCGGTGGGACCCGCCTCGGTGAGGTTCTTCGGGCTTTCAATGACCGCTGGGGACAGCGTGCGGTGGCACGCGGGGCCGTGGTAGTGGTGGCAAGTGATGGCTGGGAGCGCGGAGATACTGCGTTGCTGGGCCGCCAGGTGGATCGCCTGCATCATGTGGCACGGTGCATCATCTGGTCCAATCCGCACCGGGGCAAAACGGGTACCAGCCGGTGCAGCAAGGCATCAAGGCTATCTTGCCGCACGTTGATTATTTTGTTGCGGGCCATTCGTTCAAGAGCTTCGAGGAGTTGTTAG